gagacggtgagacctcaaccaagcttcggcggttcgtggggtctgcagcgcttacggtgtcaagtggagtgcttggagtcctcaggaagcactaggagcatctatcgatggaggtacccggtcgaggtgctaggagatccgttacactaaTGGCAGCAGtgagatggcgtcctagtgtgaggcgaagcagctcggagacacggttcgtggagtatattgagggcaacgctagtatccatacagcgcccctggctacagcaatatggatgccgttggttcctgcacagcattccatgaggaagagcacccggattacagggatgccgagcggaaaggtgtatggcaccaggccctggagcgtcggaggggtgagacTCTTCCCAGTGACGAGCAGAGAttacgaatgcgattggcgctgcgactacctctactgggagagcaacccttgacggagtgggtgtcagagcttgagacactggtatggcaggaaacctggctgggtgacgcttaccaagcactatggtgggacacagtacgacagtctccatggatggaggagtacgccaagcccaaGGGTGAGGAATATGATGGCCCtggtttattgtgggagtcttttgaagacattgactttgggagcacagaagagtctagattttgggacgttactgactacaggtgggaacttgcacaattggcctacaactagtggggtgagggcagatctgaccattctggtccaaagggagtgggagctggagcaagattatcaacagttgtttcactccattcaagcccagcgcaagatagaagacagttggataccaggcccagacctgcagccctacccctgacagctgaggtatcccctacttcctcaccaactgtggaggtaggggacttcatagactggtactgggaggaaccccagtcggcaggtggagatgggacagtagtcactccaccggcccaacagggtggctgggcaggcggcccagatccccaactgccactgggagtacagggagaggagattgtcggtccctcatctctgtaacaaccagaatcactggtagtggaaacagtcggtctcactacccagcggcaTATGGGGTAaccagaggagggggtaagtgatagccccctccacagctctctcccagcccaatactgggggtagtgggtaaggctttaaacccctctccagcagaagagctggcatcagagcgCGCCTCTGCCCTAACTGTTcatttactacccagcaggagttggcaccatgcaccccagctgaagTGCTGgtatcagggcagagcgccgctggcctctgccctcctctatcctcttctccaatttagggggggggggaatatttaCTTAATGCAATAAAAATTTTGACCCATCACAAATTTCTCTCTTCAAATTACATTTTCCTTCTCTCTGCCACATCTGGGCCTAGTTAAAAAGATTCATACcattttaatggggttttccaggagtacaatataATAATCTATTCAGGGCATCAATACCTGATCAATGGTTGCCACACCAGCAACTCTACACCACCCTCACCAATTGCGAGAATCAAGGGGGCCACAGCACTGCTGCTCCTGCCCACCATTCACTTTACTGGAGCCGTGCTGTCGATCTCCTGCACAGGCAGGATGCCATGCAAAATAATCACTGCGGCCCTTTATTCTCAGGATTGGTagatcagacccccgccaatcataaagtgatggcattaAACAACAGACCATCACTTGCCGAGATAAGGAGTTTTCCCATAATATGATGGAAACCAACACTTGGCATAGCAGAGCTCGAGCAGTTCCTGCCTTATATGTATATTCTATAGCAgcggtggggaacctttttgctgcagAGGGCCATCTGGATAGTTgcaacatcattcgggggccatacaaaattctcaacttaaaaatctGACGGCTATATTTGGTCAAATATATAactgacttaggcctcctgcacacgaacgtgtgcgccccgtggcccgcAATAGTGTGGGCCACAATGTACGAACACTGTCCGTAGGGCAgacgatcgcagacccattcactttcactcTAATGGGTCAGCAATCctgccgttccacaaaaagatatgacacggtctatctttttgtggaacggaagtatgggacgaaaccccatggaagcactctgtagcgcttccgttccgcatctctggatttgcagacACATCGAAGTGAATGGGTGAGGACAGCCAGTTTAGCGCTGTTCTCACGCccgcatgctaatgaccgcttccataatgcgttcattagcattttcactatatgttctggcagggggccacaTGAATTGATCCTGGGGGGCCGTATGCGGCTCTCGGGCTGGAGGTTCCCCACCGCTATTCTATAGGATAGGCCAGCCCACATATTGGTTTACATCAGGATAGATTAGCCTGAAGAATGTGGTCCACCAGGTGACCCATCTCCTGGACCATCATGTAATGGTTTCTACCAATTAAGTTTTGtcatttttcacataatccagGAAGAGAAACAATATGACTGAGACTTTTCTCTTTATTACAGATGAACCACACTGCTCCTGTACACAGAGTCACCTAGGACGAGGCGGCTCACACCAAGGGCCTACCGGACATGTAAATGAGGGACGCAAGAGTCACAACACTGCTAAACCGTTAAGGAGACGGGAACAGTAGGAGAACAGGACAGATTAATGCTTGGCGTTGATGATCTCAATGAATTCTGGCTTCAGTGAAGCGCCTCCCACCAGGAAGCCATCAATATCAGGCTGGGACGCCAGCTCCTTGCAGGTTCCTCCAGTGACTGAGCCTAAAAACAGAGGGTGCAATAAGTTTAACAATTCATAACAAAATTTAGTTGAGGAAGAAGTGATAAAGGTCGTGCAAATAATTGTGTGTGAGCGAACGATCTCGCCTGTGGCAGTCACCTGGGTTTATGCTTTAGGGTATGGCCAGGTAACTACCGAATACTTACACAGGATGGCACTCCGCATAATACTAATAAGTCATACAAGCATTGTGCCAACCATAATCTTCTGCCCATCTACAGATACTCTAAATTgtgatataatatataaaatactgcagagctgcattcacaattctgcttggATCTAATGGAAACAGTCAAAACATGCTGACAGACACatctctaaggctgagttcacacgggcgttgcgggaacatgtgcgatttttcagtgcgagtgcaaaacatcgtaatgtgtttttcactcgcgtgagaaaaatcgcgcatgtttggtacccaaacttcacagaagttcgggcttgggttcggtgttgtgtagattgtattatttccccttataacatggttaagggaaaatagcattctgaatacagaatgcatcgtAAAatcgcgctggaggggttaaaaaaagaaaattaactcaccttaatccacttgctcgcgcagcctggcATTTCTTCtgacttcatcttagctgtgtgcaggaaaaggacctgtggtgacgtcactccggtcatcacatggtctgtcatatgatcttttaccatggtgatggatcatgtgatgactggagtgacgtcaccacaggtccttttcgtgCACACAGCTAAAATGAAgacaggagatgccggctgcgcgagcaagtggattaaggagagttaaattattttttaacccctccagcgctattttactatgtattcagaatgctattattttcccttataaccatgttataagggaaaataatgatgatcgggtctccatcccgatcatctcctagcaactgtgcgtgaaaagtgcaccgcatccgcacttgcttgcaattttcacgcaaccccattcacttctatggggcctgcgttgcgtgaaaatcacagctcatgtgcacagccccatagaaatgaatgggtccagattcagtgcaggtgcaatgcgttcaacccgcgcggaatactcgcccatgtgaactcagcctaacagttTCGCAGCACTCCAAAAACCCAGGACTGATTTGCCTAGGGACTTCATACCAGCAGAAGAACGTTTTTACTGGTGATACTTTACCTCCGTAGATGATGCGGACTGACTGGGCAACTTGTTCAGAGACATTAGACTTCAGCCAGTCACGGAGCTTTAGGTGCACCTCCTGGGCCTGGAGAGCAAGACATGAAGAAGGGTCAATATACACAACGTGTTCACATAACGTAAGGAAGTGCAATTGCGTCTGAGGGCTCTAATGTGAGCCAGAAGATGGCGCAGTGCCACCAGACACTATATAAAGAACATTGCCCAGAGGCATATTACGtagcaccatgtgccatttatgccAATGCTGTCCTATGTGGCAGAGGTCTGGGTGTCTGCTCCCCCTATAGATACAGCTGACATTGCACATGGAGAACATCAGATTTTAGTGTTCGTTCTCTTAGCAGGTCCTATAAAACGGGCCtataggtgggacctgcacttgcttgtctgtcttataagtgctcatgcacacaaatgtattttctttccgtgtacaTTCCGTACGCAGaagcattcacttcaacgggtcagagaaaaaaaaaaaaaaaaaagtacttcgtgtgcattccgtttccgtatttccgttccgccaaaaaaatagaacatgtcctattattgtctgcattatggacaaggataggactgttctataaagggatatggaatgcacactgatgtcttctgtattttctatggatcagttttttgcggaccgcaaaatacatacggtcatgtgcatgaggcctaagagttaggggtcatgcacatgaccgtatgtattttgtagtccgcaaaaaaatacgtatgacgtccgtgtgcattccgtattttgcggaatggaacagctggcccccaaTAGAACTGCACTATCctagtctgaaaaaaaaaaaaaaaaaaaaaaaagcagacatggaaagaaaatacgtttgtgtgcatgagcccttatacttcaGTGGACAGCCCGTCTGGGTGGAGGTCCTGTGGTAGGACGGTGAGCAAGCAGCTTAATAGCCAAATCTAATGTCAGACTGGACAAAACTAACCCACGTGGCCCAGGTTCTGACTTTTTGGGTCGTTTTTGactccaaaaaaataatattgcaTTGGACTTGTTAATCTATAGGATTTGTCTTGATCCAAAGCCAGCGATAGTTAATGGGCTTGTGTCAAGTTTATAAGTtagcccctatccacaggataactgactgattgctgggggtccgaccgctgggacccccattcattctctataggagCGCTGTACTCAATTATGAATGGAGCGCCAGTGCACATGCACGACCTGCCACTTCAtcagaacaggacctttgatctcGGGGGTCGGTGGgagtcccagtggttggaccacCAGTGATAAGCTAGTAATCCCACCATCGTGTAGATAAGGGATAACTAACAAACTAGGCACAAAAACATCAAGGAAAAACCCTGTCATGGATACCCATCACCTTCAGAAGGAACACCCTCCAAAGCAGAAACCCAGAGCTAAGGGCCTTTGAAGTGCAGGTGGGCAAACCTGTGTCTATAAGTGACCCCAAGTACTGCATGGAGCTCTATAGCCACCAAGATCCTTCAGTATTCACAACGTCAACAGCCATCTTATTCCTATGGATGGGGACTTGTAATCAAGGAACCGTGCACTCGGGGTACAGTACTCACTTGTTGGGGGGTTGCAGTCTTTCCAGTACCAATGGCCCAGACTGGTTCATACGCCAAGACAACCTTACTCCAATCCTTCACGTTATCTGCAAGGGAGAAGGGTTCACACTGATCAGGACGACACGACTGGATGGCTAGAGCCCATGGATCCAATAAGAGTCTCTGCTGATTTATGGTAGGGGGAGCAGCAGGAATGAACGAGGACAGGAGAGTCCTGAAGAATAATAATACGTCCTCCATAAAGATAATGGAGATAAGGAAGTAACAGGGCGGCCATGTCCAACTCCGGTTCTGTTCACATCCGTGTTGTGGCGTCAGATACGATGGATCCCAGTGGCcctcagcagaaaccactgaccaTGTAGGATGGGTTCATCCAGGGGCGGTAAGAATAACGATGCAGGAGGCAAGTGTGCAGCACAgggcacagaggggtgacattggtgGCGTAGCAGACAAGATGCCTGAAGACCAGTGGGTGCTGTGATGTCATCGTGCACACCTTGGCTGAGCCACTGACTGCACAGGACAACAGAGGCCCCAGGCTGGGCCTTGCGGGAACAGGGATAGGGAAGTATTAGTTATTTTAATGGGCACCAACAATGTGTGGGGGGCACTGATGCGAGTGTGCGACTCAAACTGGGCACTATGAATGTGTGTGGAGCACCGATACTGTGCAGGACACAAAGGAAGGCGCTGTCACTACAGGGTCCTCCGTTTACCACTCTTGGTTTTCAGGGCCCCATCGGGGTGCTACCATTATTgcaacagtaaggcccctttcacacgagcgagttttcccacACGGGTGCAGTGTGTGACgttaacgcatagcacccgcactgaatcctgacccattcatttctatggggctgtgtacatgagttttttttcacgcatcagttctgcgttgcgttaaaaacgcagcatgttctatagtctgcttttcacgcagccctggccccatagaaatgaatggagcttcagtgaaaaaacgcattgcatccggaaacaagtgcgggtgcgatgcgtttttcactgatgttgctaagagatgttattgtttgtaaaccttaattttttttatcacgcacatgaaaaatgcatcaaaacgtattgcgcccgcgcggaaaaaactgaacgcaatcagacaaaactgactgaacttgattGCAAAGGAGAAGACATCATGGTGACCTGGGCCAAATGGAAAAGACATCACAGAAGATGTCAGAATATAATTGTACTGTATTAACCTGTCAGTTCTACATAGGTGCTTTATAAACAGTGTATATAGCACTACATGGCGGTATTATGGACAGGTCATTATGTGGAAGTAGTAGTGTTCTTACATACAGCCTTCGGGCTGGTTTCTGATCTTTTGACGCTCAGGCAACGCCCCCGGGTTAAACATTACACGGCTAGGCATGATAACCCCACTGGgtgtgaacaggtaggaacacacACCTGCAATGAACTTCGTCTGCTCAAACACAACTTTCTCTGTGATTCCAGCCTCGCGCTGATCCAGCTTCTCTCCGATACAGGCGATCACCTCGACGTTCTCAGACAGAGCATGCGCCACCTTCTGGCCAATCAGCTGTAGAGCAGAGAATGTAGGAAATACTCAAGCTGCAAAgtagttttgggggggggggggggggggggaaacctaAAACTCATATGCAACTTTGTGCTTCAACTCAAGATCCCTGCTTGCTGGAAGTGAATGGCTGGAGCCCAGTTATGATCAGGCTGCGGAGGATTAGAAGAGCATGGAGTCTGCTTTCAAAACCAGATTCACAGGTTATGGCTGGCACTGCCGCTCCATTAAATGGCTCCATACAGCTGCAATACCTCACACAACCAGCGACAGGTGCGGTGCAGTtctggttaaaaataaaaaataataaaatcagctTGCGACAGCACCACTCTCAACtgtaggttgtgtctggtattgcagctcagccaaaTTCACTTTAAATACCAGCCACCTACCATGCACAGGGGCGCAGTACGTTCTGCTAACCCTTTAATACTACGAAGATCCTCTGCACCAGCAAACAGTCGTAAAGGTAAAAATGACCAAATCCATGAATATTTGGGGGACGATGATCTCACCTCATCAGATTCCCCGAAAACATGTCTCCTCTCGGAATGTCCCAAAATCACCCAGGTGGCGCCGACATCTTTGATCATGGCAGGGCTGGAAGATAATGGGGTCAGGTTACATACAGGTTATAGCGCCGTATACACCGCGTACGGAGGCGAGGGGCAGGACGCCGTACCTGATCTCACCGGTAAACGCCCCCTTAGACACTTTGTAACAGTTCTGTGCGGCTACTGCAAATTTTGGGTCAAGCTTCTGCCGGGCAAAGTCCAGGTAAATGGAAGGTGCGCCGCAGACCACCTCTGAAAAGGAAGAGGAGGAAACATTTCACTTTACTAGTCACGCGCCCCGTCTCCTCtccgttttagtaactacttgcatcctccATGTAATGATTCtgaagcatctgttcttatgaccaTGCTGTgcaattcctcaattattcctactagaatatTATGAACTAATTAATAGTCTGTAGTAAATTTACATCTGAGGGTTACCATTTGGGGGATGGGTCCCTGAACCAGTGACACTACCCAatcagtcagactgtgcaggggcacgcccccaactggtaacacccagcaggatCTTTTACTGTAGACTgctggaaattcattcataattttttaGTAGGAATAATCTTTTAGCAAGTAAATAGGGGTGAAAATTAGGCCCGACAACCTTGTTCTCTCACTTCCAGTGATCAAAAAGGAAAGCAATCAAAGCTAAGAAATCTGACAACTCCAGTGATCTCAGAATAGACCGATTGTTCTCAGAACTAAAGTGAACTTTTTACTGGGTGGCGTTTCCCAAGGTACATCTAAtgttgcagggggggggggggggggggtaggaataAACCCCAAATTTTCTGACTGTAGATttattctgtatataattatgggGGCTGCTGATAATATTTATAGACTTTCTTCACAGCAGCCACAAGGACCATAGGAACCTGTAGTCTGGAGAGGACGCACTGACTTCTGTGCTCTGCCACCTGTGCAGGGAGGGGTAGGAGATGAGCTCTGGAGCCCGTTATCTATATATAGAGGTGCTGCCAGTGATAATGAGAGGACTGCTGAGAAGCAACCTCTACAGAGCAGGAGGTGTCGGCCTATTGTTAGGGTCAGAGTGAAAACTCCAGGTTTTCAGGATTCATTTTTAATACAGATCGTGACAcggacaataaaaaataaatacattttaaaaacagGAGACCATTTTCTGATGCCGCATTCCCTTTATGACGGAATATTCTAGATCACAGTCCCTGAAGCGCCTTCTGGAATTACAGTTTGGAAAGTTTACTGTAAAGCTATCCCAGTGCACATTACCCAGGCTGACCTACACGGTGCGGTAACGGGTGCCAGCTCTGCTACACCGCCAGTTGGCTCATCAGAACAGGGTCCCTTCAGGGCGTGACTGCTGTCAGTCTAAagggggcattaaaggggttgcgtcATCTGGGACTTGGATGGCATATCGCTGGTAGAGGTTCCACCTCAGAGACCTGCACccatctccagaacaggacccgAAAGTGAAGgcgagcacactgcgcatgcactgcgTGCCCtgctctccatttacttctatgggaactATGGGAAAATAGCGCTTTGCCATTTTCAGCAGTCCCTTTAAGTGAACAGAGTGCACAGCGCAAGCGCCTCCACCGCTCCATTAACTTATATGGGAACGCCAGAGATAGCGCTTGTTAcctcagcactcccatagaaatgaatggagggtggccacacatgcgcggctgctctccgctcacttcaggggtcccgttctggagataggtgcgggtcccatctgACAATCCTAGCGTTATACCACCAATGTCTcaaatgagacaatccctttaacgagTCCCTTCACATATTTTACTGGTCACCGGTAACCCATAGGAAGCAGACATACTAGTCAGATTTACTAATTCTGCCTAAAAGTAAGAAGACCCCCTTAAACTCTCCACTTGGGGCCTGCAAACTTTCCCCTCCAAAAGACCATATTCCGGGTCCAGGAAGCTGAGATTTGGGTGTGAGGACCCTCATACAGCCcccatatctcagcttcctggacTAATCAGCCACAACACAATTTTCAGGTTTAGCAGAGACttcaaaaagggaaaaatatataattttctatTGTGATTATTCATCAGGAATCCCACCTGCCTCTTGAATAATCTATAAAAAGTAGACACCCAAATTATTTCTGCCGCCTGCCCATAAACCAGCGGGGGACACCATTCAGTACAGAGATGACATTTTTGGGCATCTACATGATACGAGGCTCGTTGGAgagttttctaatatactttatcatCTCCAATGCCCCATTACTAGTACACGTCACTCCTGTTTTCCCCCACATACAGTGTTGGCCTGCTGCCACTAGGGGGCAATCTATATACAGCTTTATATGGCTCCAATTCATATGAAAAGAAGCTGCCTGcacactgccacctagtggtggaAAACATGAGGAGCtgtaaattttcaaaaacacaaggaaaaaaaatggcattcaaaAGTGATGCAAGTGACGTACACCATACTGCGTGTATTGCATCAATTCCCTACGGTtttaaagatctctgcttgctgtcaggaacAGGAAACTTTAATGCAATCCCTCCTGGTCATGTGGTAATTGCAGGGTTGTGATACTGTAATGAGTCCTGCACCTGTGTGACCACCACATGGCCAGGACACATTGTAGTCTTCTGGAAGGAAAAAACGATTAAGCTTTCTATTCAGTGACACCAAGCAGAGCTCTTAAATACTGGAAAAAGGATACAGAAAACTTGCCATCGTTTCAAGCGGCAGGTATAGGTGCAGGCGGAGATCTGAGCTACAATATGCCAGTTTCTGGggtaaattatagtaaatatgCTATACCTGAAGCAACGCCCCTTTTGTGAAGCCCCACCCACAAATGAAGAGAAGGCATAAAACTAAATAAATTGGCAGTTTGTTCAAGCCCAAGGATGCTTCCGCAAACATGTGCCCATTTGGTATGTGCGAATCAAGTACTGGATCTACCCgccgcagatgtgaacctactttaaaggggtgatcccatgactaatgtccgATTTGCATTTTTCACATCCTACAGTAGATGACAATGTccatctaacaaagctagaaccagccctgtacctcacatgggtccaaagATCTCCACATttgttgctctgctagatttatatcaaaccaacagctcaaggggagtgtcctttctactgcagctcaggagcgtgtccatgctctgcctatcacagctcagggggcgtgtccatgctctgcctatcacagctcaggagcgtgtccatgctctgcctatcacagctcaggaggcagttgaaggataaaactgagcatgtgcgaccacctcagtaagcaggtcagagaaataataaaataaaaaaaacacagcaggtggcgctatacagatacattttattgaattgcTCTGCGGCTATAACAACATTTTTAGCAGAAAAGTTTCTTCCGTCTATTTTAACTTCGAATCTTCAATTATCACAATAGGAGAAAACCCATCATTCCTGGCTTTTCAGACATCTTGGCAATTCTGGCCCCCCATGTATTGGCCACCTTATCACAGGGGCCCCCTTTCCCCACCTACCTTACGCACACGACTGCATCCATATGCCGCCCGcattgttttttgcggacccattgacatcaCATTTTGCACTCATGTATAGGAcgcgttctatctttttgcgcaacggaCTTCAGGATGTGAAAATCCAAAGGATGACGGGGTGCCCTCTGCATTCCCATGTCTGTTCTGTAGAAAGATAGAAGTGTCCTATACGTGCCTGCAaaatgcggatcacggacccatgaaGTCAACAggtccgcaaaaatgtggatgcAAAATGGACCgtatccgcattttgcagatgtACAGTTTGCAGAGCGCAAAATACATAGGATCGTGTGCGTgagacttactaatgtattgtgattgtccatattgcctcctttgctggcttcattatacacagcttgtttccatggttacaaccagcaacagtggtcgtgcttgcacactatggagaaaaagcaccagcctaaggcctcatgcacacgaccgttgtgtgcatccgtggccgttgttccgttttccgtgattttctgcggaccaattgactttcaatgggtccgttgaaaactcggaaaatgcaccgttgttcatccgcggccgtgatccgtgtttccggtcagtcaaaaaaatatgacctgtcctatttttttgatggacaacggttcacggacccattcaagtcaatgggtccgtgaaaaaaacacggatgcacacaagattggcatccgcgtccgtggccgtaggctactttcacacagaccgatccgaagatccgtctgcaataaaagctttttcagagcagaGTTTTCActtctgtcggatctgagttttcacgtatattctaacacagaggcgttcccatggtgatggggacgcttcaagttagaatatactacgaactgtgtacatgactgccccctggcagcacccgatctcttacagggggctgtgatccacacaattaacccctcaggtccccccccccccccccccccatcattggtggccagtgcggcctcccctctgccctcccccctaattaaaatcaccttcccccatcattggtggcagcggagagttccgatcggagtcccagtttaatcgctggggctccgattggtaaccatggcaaccaggacgctactgcagtcctggttgccatggttaattagcaattttttgaagcattatacttacctgcgatgtcagaaaaaagagaaaagaccCCGGATATCCCAGAAACACAAGGAGGACAGTGCCTACACAGTATAAACGTGCTGGGACATCCAAAAAGAggtaactcggtacaagctccgagTACAATaacaaaggaaaaaaggaaagaagccctgacgaaggcacgccgaaacgcgcgttggggtagcgccatcctggttcccTTGTCCACACTTGGTCCACCTTTGGTAAGCTTTAGATCATAGTCTCCCTCCCACGGCTTTGTGCTGCCGATGTTGAGATTCCTCACTTGGCTTTTATTCATTGTTTTGCTGACTTTACACTATTTCCGCATTACTATTTTGGTCAGCACACCATGCACCACAGCCATGGTTGGTTCTCtcactgatccgtttggctccgcacggccaggcggacaccaaaacgactttcttCATgtttgtggatcctccaaaaatcaaggaagaccgacggaagaaaaaacagtcacggatcactgaacaacggaaatccgttttgtggATCgccaaaaaaaacgtccgtgtgcacgaggcctaaggcctcttgcacacagccCTTGTGGTTCCGTACcgtgcacaggcaacatccgtaCAGCGGCCGGGACGGAGCGAGAGCCATTCAACTAATCCGcccgcaccaaaaaaaaaaaaaaaaaaaaagttaacttgttctattttttggaggtgcagaggcacggacaggaACAGCGGGTTCCAATCTGTGcgcttccgttctgcatctccgtgattgtgaaccaattcaagtgaatgggtccgcatccatgggagtgcacacgggccagtgtccgtgtattgcagacccactgcaaggatactttcacactagtgttttttgcggatca
This window of the Bufo bufo chromosome 6, aBufBuf1.1, whole genome shotgun sequence genome carries:
- the TPI1 gene encoding triosephosphate isomerase, with the protein product MSPRKFFVGGNWKMNGDKKSLEELITTLNGGKINAETEVVCGAPSIYLDFARQKLDPKFAVAAQNCYKVSKGAFTGEISPAMIKDVGATWVILGHSERRHVFGESDELIGQKVAHALSENVEVIACIGEKLDQREAGITEKVVFEQTKFIADNVKDWSKVVLAYEPVWAIGTGKTATPQQAQEVHLKLRDWLKSNVSEQVAQSVRIIYGGSVTGGTCKELASQPDIDGFLVGGASLKPEFIEIINAKH